Proteins encoded within one genomic window of Diorhabda sublineata isolate icDioSubl1.1 chromosome 1, icDioSubl1.1, whole genome shotgun sequence:
- the LOC130443175 gene encoding protein transport protein Sec16A isoform X4: MSWMKKRGSGTPSPAPTPPVPMYNPNQHSTTETQWKNQPVHNNWYTNQQVQYQPVPKQGQQPQHNYWQQQYNNPPVYNQNSQYGEPQYHNQHVGYLQTNTGYGQQNYNNVQYGQLSNQNNLYETQTGQQHVEADAWNWGWGDEDNSNVQANFNQTGRVDGAFSNEEAWNWGVEDAKNPVKNENPGDVQDLFPKISKNSQKTDNDTAQDHSTTGKRGKLETPQWSTESQISQESSDDVLHTSESDKSHMMSRSSTISHSPISGQDPQPQEDAPVKRETYENEEIVTNSALPRPPVLPPPQTVNDESKNPYKRTTAVLSHSSTTNMFRGAVVTPPDSRQNLYQTNFHSQQVNLETPPENSEQPDPVNQPQPSQKVKPNHRPDNNEAPINDRNQYLETGHLSEGNYNDHTDDIENEREDLRGQQEGSDNVPPPGLRRMVPGQLEQREGASNPGNFTDEPPPGLSRMVLGQTEANIPTATQTYGPPEGLRRMVPGESSSPESPLNQQKNQEENDSEPEFNQLVQHASQPRSATIGADTPPSVNNPPTSANPNRTNPDNKRRDSVEGELPENEIAKMTNSVRNMTVGENVTDGHTSNTSLPDTAAQRRHSKQESSDSDSRKPSIWSSRDKRITERSRREREKEREKLRKERERYSPDSYRDKKYERRKYRGRGYDEDTDYYSDKEKDRKNYEDRDRRYGSLRKDKEKDRRRRDPRDYYYSNRYDEEYEQRSRPSSRSDSMHDSYRARDRDDRDRRHRDREKYRSRRDPRDVYNPYQGFSYDPYNPYYQQYQYYENLRRTNPQAYAEWYRKYYQQATGQTAPFGGEDRASVHSGRSSANDELAKDRYSRPFDQTDSSINLEDTTLASQRLTPAKFATAHIKASIRSGKLLRILPHYPMDGQSATVEICNTQSFLVNDEEFKEMSQFPGPLVKGVTHKKTIIEYCENKIRNAITGQKIQDVDSYILMWELLILLIRQNGMVVGADIAELLLKNKREIPVPRPSSATSNLSSNNGELNPSSESGNQHKSDLTGSLISVMKEEEITNKFRDFLLYGSGQEALEWAMKHSLWGHALFLASKLDKRTYANVMMRFANGLTMNDPLQTLYQLLSGKMPAAVTCISDEKWGDWRPHLAMILSNSSQRPELNCKAITSMGDTLRHRGNLYGAQFCYLMAEVGFGKYDDPETRLVLLGANHSKPYPNFPSNESIHMTEIYEYACGLNDPDFFIPHFQVYKFLLATRLVDRGLVEKSLAYLEKISSLVVSNPSLVDATFVDNVYNLADRLKFYDLVGEVEDESEFGGILETNRPDNSWLRDLKAVQNDFHAGLIHHQSMPVLPVYTNANDQDNYEQGVVEYQQQQYEYDVPQQSWQQNQQPGQEYQEQQQQQPQQTDFSQNQYQDPNSYWTNQQQQWGDQLNQYSQENSDQQTLYNSNPQEEEKPQPSITLPNQADTNKDKPEKPEEPKQQPQPTVQEKTQSTGWFGGIFSKLALKPKNQMKLPEDKNPKIVWDQDKKRWVNIDDDTNDAANEFKPPPKLSELMPKIAQQSISTPAAFDLDKTLTSSNQGVTSTNSIEAQPQANIFKLQRSRNLKKSYVDIFNPNGNSGPTSLPLPTQSISGVPQMNFFVPQQVTDPNAPIDFLTPGGVPHVGETQQQ, translated from the exons ATGTCTTGGATGAAAAAAAGGGGTTCAGGTACGCCCAGTCCGGCACCAACCCCGCCTGTACCCATGTATAACCCAAATCAACATTCCACAACtgag aCCCAATGGAAAAATCAACCGGTTCATAATAATTGGTATACGAACCAACAGGTTCAGTACCAACCGGTACCTAAACAAGGTCAACAACCCCAACATAATTACTGGCAGCAACAATATAACAACCCCCCTGTTTATAACCAAAATAGCCAGTATGGTGAACCCCAATATCACAACCAACACGTGGGTTACCTTCAAACTAATACAGG ATATGGTCAGCAAAATTATAACAACGTGCAGTATGGTCAGTTGAGTAATCAGAACAATTTATACGAAACTCAAACCGGTCAACAGCACGTCGAAGCGGATGCGTGGAATTGGGGATGGGGGGATGAAGATAATTCGAACGTTCAAGCAAATTTTAACCAAACCGGACGAGTTG ATGGCGCATTTTCTAACGAAGAAGCGTGGAACTGGGGCGTGGAAGACGCGAAAAATCccgttaaaaatgaaaatcccGGCGACGTACAAGATTTATTCcctaaaatttcgaaaaattcacaaaaaactgaTAACGATACAGCTCAAGATCATTCAACGACGGGTAAAAGGGGTAAATTGGAGACGCCTCAATGGTCGACTGAATCCCAGATTTCTCAAGAATCGTCCGATGACGTTCTGCATACTTCTGAGAGCGATAAAAGTCATATGATGAGTCGTAGTTCAACAATTAGTCATTCACCGATATCTg GGCAAGATCCTCAACCGCAAGAAGATGCACCGGTTAAAAGGGAAACGTATGAAAATGAGGAAATCGTTACTAATTCTGCGCTACCTCGACCGCCGGTACTACCGCCGCCTCAAACTGTGAACGACGAATCTAAAAATCCTTATAAAAGGACGACTGCTGTCTTATCTCATTCGTCGACGACAAATATGTTTAGGGGTGCGGTTGTTACACCGCCAGACAGTCGACAGAATTTGTATCAAACTAACTTTCATAGTCAACAA gTTAATCTCGAAACTCCCCCGGAAAATTCCGAACAACCCGATCCAGTAAATCAACCGCAACCATCGCAAAAAGTTAAACCAAATCACAGACCCGATAATAACGAGGCTCCTATAAACGATAGAAATCAGTATCTAGAAACCGGTCACTTATCAGAAGGCAATTACAACGACCATACg gatgatatagaaaatgaacGTGAAGATCTTAGGGGGCAACAAGAAGGAAGCGATAACGTACCGCCCCCTGGACTGAGGAGAATGGTGCCGGGACAATTAGAGCAAAGAGAAGGTGCCAGTAACCCTGGGAATTTCACCGACGAACCACCACCGGGACTCAGCAGGATGGTTCTGGGACAAACCGAAGCGAATATACCGACGGCGACCCAAACGTACGGACCCCCGGAAGGTCTACGTCGAATGGTACCCGGCGAATCGAGTTCTCCCGAATCTCCACTCAATCAACAGAAAAACCAAGAAGAAAACGATTCCGAACCGGAATTTAATCAACTGGTCCAACACGCCTCCCAACCTCGATCGGCTACCATTGGTGCGGATACCCCGCCGAGTGTTAACAACCCACCGACATCTGCAA ATCCGAATCGAACGAATCCAGATAACAAAAGAAGAGATTCCGTCGAAGGGGAACTACCGGAAAACGAAATCGCCAAAATGACGAATTCCGTTCGAAATATGACGGTTGGGGAGAACGTAACCGACGGTCATACATCGAATACGAGTTTACCGGATACGGCGGCGCAAAGGAGACACAGTAAACAGGAGAGCAGCGACAGCGATTCGAGGAAACCGTCGATATGGTCTTCACGGGACAAAAGAATCACCGAAAGAAGTAGAAGAGAACGAGAAAAGGAAAGGGAGAAACTGAGGAAGGAGAGGGAGAGATATAGTCCGGATAGTTACAG gGATAAAAAATACGAAAGACGTAAATATCGAGGTCGAGGATACGATGAGGATACGGATTATTACAGCGATAAAGAGAAGGATAGAAAAAATTACGAGGATAGGGATAGAAGATACGGTAGTTTGAGGAAAGACAAGGAGAAGGATAGAAGGCGAAGGGACCCCAGGGATTACTATTACTCCAATAG atACGATGAGGAATACGAGCAAAGGTCGAGACCATCCAGTCGATCTGATTCCATGCACGATTCATATAGAGCTAGAGATAGAGACGATCGCGATAGAAGGCATAGAGATAGAGAAAAATATAGGAGTCGAAGAGATCCACGTGATGTGTATAATCCATATCAG gGTTTTTCATACGATCCTTACAACCCATACTACCAACAATACCAATATTACGAGAATCTAAGGAGAACCAACCCTCAAGCTTACGCAGAATGGTACAGGAAGTACTATCAACAGGCTACCGGTCAAACAGCCCCATTTGGAGGCGAAGATAGAGCCTCGGTTCATTCTGGAAGGAGTTCCGCCAACGACGAACTTGCAAAGGATCG TTATTCACGTCCATTCGATCAAACGGATTCTTCTATAAACCTCGAAGATACGACTTTGGCTTCTCAACGGTTAACCCCCGCCAAATTCGCGACTGCGCACATTAAAGCTTCCATAAGATCCGGTAAATTACTGCGCATCCTACCCCATTACCCCATGGACGGACAATCTGCCACCGTGGAAATTTGTAACACCCAATCGTTTTTGGTTAACGACGAGGAATTCAAAGAGATGAGTCAATTCCCGGGTCCTCTGGTGAAAGGTGTTACTCACAAGAAGACGATCATCGAATATTgcgaaaataaaattagaaacgCCATTACAGGACAGAAGATACAAGATGTCGatagttatattttgatgtggGAATTATTGATATTGTTGATTAGGCAAAATGGG ATGGTAGTGGGCGCTGATATCGCCGAACTTTTGTTAAAGAACAAAAGAGAAATTCCCGTTCCTCGTCCTTCTTCTGCAACATCTAATTTGAGTAGCAACAATGGCGAACTTAATCCTTCTTCCGAATCCGGTAATCAACACAAATCCGATTTAACGGGTAGTTTAATATCCGttatgaaagaagaagaaattactaataaatttaGAGATTTTCTTTTGTACGGATCTGGTCAGGAAGCTCTAG AATGGGCGATGAAGCACAGTTTATGGGGACACGCGTTATTTTTGGCTAGTAAATTAGATAAAAGGACCTATGCGAATGTCATGATGAGGTTCGCAAATGGTTTAACGATGAACGATCCACTCCAAACTTTATACCAATTACTGTCTGGTAAAATGCCAGCTGCAGTAACg tgtatttcCGATGAAAAATGGGGTGATTGGCGTCCCCATTTGGCGATGATTTTATCCAATTCCTCCCAACGTCCGGAACTTAATTGTAAAGCTATAACTTCTATGGGGGATACTTTGAGGCATAGGGGAAATTTGTATGGGGCGCAGTTTTGTTATTTGATGGCGGAG GTTGGTTTTGGAAAATACGACGATCCCGAAACACGCCTAGTACTACTAGGTGCAAATCACTCAAAACCTTACCCCAATTTTCCATCAAACGAAAGCATACATATGACTGAAATATACGAATACGCGTGTGGTTTAAACGACCCCGATTTCTTCATACCACATTTCCAGGTTTACAAATTCCTTTTGGCGACTAGATTAGTCGATCGGGGTCTTGTGGAAAAATCTTTGgcttatttagaaaaaatatcgtCGTTAGTAGTTTCAAATCCTTCATTAGTGGACGCTACTTTCGTCGATAACGTTTACAATTTAGCAGACAGATTGAAGTTTTACGATCTGGTTGGAGAAGTTGAGGACGAATCCGAATTTGGGGGTATATTGGAAACCAACAGACCAGATAATTCTTGGTTGAGAGATCTGAAAGCCGTTCAAAACGATTTCCAT GCTGGATTAATCCATCATCAGAGCATGCCAGTTCTACCGGTTTACACTAATGCCAACGATCAAGATAATTACGAGCAAGGTGTGGTGGAATACCAACAACAACAGTATGAATATGACGTACCGCAACAGTCCTGGCAACAGAATCAGCAACCGGGGCAGGAATACCAAGAGCAGCAGCAGCAGCAACCACAACAAACCG ACTTTTCCCAAAATCAATATCAAGACCCGAACAGCTACTGGACGAATCAACAACAGCAATGGGGTGATCAATTGAATCAATACAGTCAAGAAAATTCTGATCAGCAAACTTTATACAATTCTAACCCTCAAGAAGAG GAAAAACCTCAACCATCAATCACCCTCCCCAATCAAGCGGACACCAACAAAGATAAACCGGAGAAACCTGAAGAACCGAAACAACAACCTCAACCAACCGTTCAAGAAAAAACCCAAAGTACTGGCTGGTTTGGCGGTATATTCAGTAAACTGGCTTTAAAACCgaaaaatcaaatgaagttACCCGAAGATAAGAACCCGAAG aTCGTATGGGACCAGGATAAAAAACGTTGGGTGAATATAGACGACGATACCAACGATGCCGCTAACGAATTCAAACCACCCCCGAAACTATCGGAATTGATGCCTAAAATAGCCCAACAATCGATTTCTACCCCTGCGGCTTTCGATCTCGATAAGACACTTACCAGTAGCAACCAGGGAGTAACTAGTACGAATTCAATAGAGGCGCAGCCTCAAgctaatatatttaaattgcaGAGAAGTAGAA atttgaaaaaatcatatgtaGATATTTTTAATCCTAATGGAAATTCCGGACCGACTTCGCTTCCTCTTCCTACGCAATCTATTTCTGGAGTAcctcaaatgaatttttttgtaccGCAACAGGTTACAGATCCCAATGCGCCCATTGATTTCCTCACTCCAGGTGGGGTACCTCATGTAGGAGAAACTCAG CAACAATAA
- the LOC130443175 gene encoding protein transport protein Sec16A isoform X2: MSWMKKRGSGTPSPAPTPPVPMYNPNQHSTTETQWKNQPVHNNWYTNQQVQYQPVPKQGQQPQHNYWQQQYNNPPVYNQNSQYGEPQYHNQHVGYLQTNTGYGQQNYNNVQYGQLSNQNNLYETQTGQQHVEADAWNWGWGDEDNSNVQANFNQTGRVDGAFSNEEAWNWGVEDAKNPVKNENPGDVQDLFPKISKNSQKTDNDTAQDHSTTGKRGKLETPQWSTESQISQESSDDVLHTSESDKSHMMSRSSTISHSPISGQDPQPQEDAPVKRETYENEEIVTNSALPRPPVLPPPQTVNDESKNPYKRTTAVLSHSSTTNMFRGAVVTPPDSRQNLYQTNFHSQQVNLETPPENSEQPDPVNQPQPSQKVKPNHRPDNNEAPINDRNQYLETGHLSEGNYNDHTDDIENEREDLRGQQEGSDNVPPPGLRRMVPGQLEQREGASNPGNFTDEPPPGLSRMVLGQTEANIPTATQTYGPPEGLRRMVPGESSSPESPLNQQKNQEENDSEPEFNQLVQHASQPRSATIGADTPPSVNNPPTSANPNRTNPDNKRRDSVEGELPENEIAKMTNSVRNMTVGENVTDGHTSNTSLPDTAAQRRHSKQESSDSDSRKPSIWSSRDKRITERSRREREKEREKLRKERERYSPDSYRDKKYERRKYRGRGYDEDTDYYSDKEKDRKNYEDRDRRYGSLRKDKEKDRRRRDPRDYYYSNRYDEEYEQRSRPSSRSDSMHDSYRARDRDDRDRRHRDREKYRSRRDPRDVYNPYQGFSYDPYNPYYQQYQYYENLRRTNPQAYAEWYRKYYQQATGQTAPFGGEDRASVHSGRSSANDELAKDRYTRQSFYGQMSASQLGGYYRDMHTHSISGGQYALDTSSYSRPFDQTDSSINLEDTTLASQRLTPAKFATAHIKASIRSGKLLRILPHYPMDGQSATVEICNTQSFLVNDEEFKEMSQFPGPLVKGVTHKKTIIEYCENKIRNAITGQKIQDVDSYILMWELLILLIRQNGMVVGADIAELLLKNKREIPVPRPSSATSNLSSNNGELNPSSESGNQHKSDLTGSLISVMKEEEITNKFRDFLLYGSGQEALEWAMKHSLWGHALFLASKLDKRTYANVMMRFANGLTMNDPLQTLYQLLSGKMPAAVTCISDEKWGDWRPHLAMILSNSSQRPELNCKAITSMGDTLRHRGNLYGAQFCYLMAEVGFGKYDDPETRLVLLGANHSKPYPNFPSNESIHMTEIYEYACGLNDPDFFIPHFQVYKFLLATRLVDRGLVEKSLAYLEKISSLVVSNPSLVDATFVDNVYNLADRLKFYDLVGEVEDESEFGGILETNRPDNSWLRDLKAVQNDFHAGLIHHQSMPVLPVYTNANDQDNYEQGVVEYQQQQYEYDVPQQSWQQNQQPGQEYQEQQQQQPQQTDFSQNQYQDPNSYWTNQQQQWGDQLNQYSQENSDQQTLYNSNPQEEEKPQPSITLPNQADTNKDKPEKPEEPKQQPQPTVQEKTQSTGWFGGIFSKLALKPKNQMKLPEDKNPKIVWDQDKKRWVNIDDDTNDAANEFKPPPKLSELMPKIAQQSISTPAAFDLDKTLTSSNQGVTSTNSIEAQPQANIFKLQRSRNLKKSYVDIFNPNGNSGPTSLPLPTQSISGVPQMNFFVPQQVTDPNAPIDFLTPGGVPHVGETQQQ; the protein is encoded by the exons ATGTCTTGGATGAAAAAAAGGGGTTCAGGTACGCCCAGTCCGGCACCAACCCCGCCTGTACCCATGTATAACCCAAATCAACATTCCACAACtgag aCCCAATGGAAAAATCAACCGGTTCATAATAATTGGTATACGAACCAACAGGTTCAGTACCAACCGGTACCTAAACAAGGTCAACAACCCCAACATAATTACTGGCAGCAACAATATAACAACCCCCCTGTTTATAACCAAAATAGCCAGTATGGTGAACCCCAATATCACAACCAACACGTGGGTTACCTTCAAACTAATACAGG ATATGGTCAGCAAAATTATAACAACGTGCAGTATGGTCAGTTGAGTAATCAGAACAATTTATACGAAACTCAAACCGGTCAACAGCACGTCGAAGCGGATGCGTGGAATTGGGGATGGGGGGATGAAGATAATTCGAACGTTCAAGCAAATTTTAACCAAACCGGACGAGTTG ATGGCGCATTTTCTAACGAAGAAGCGTGGAACTGGGGCGTGGAAGACGCGAAAAATCccgttaaaaatgaaaatcccGGCGACGTACAAGATTTATTCcctaaaatttcgaaaaattcacaaaaaactgaTAACGATACAGCTCAAGATCATTCAACGACGGGTAAAAGGGGTAAATTGGAGACGCCTCAATGGTCGACTGAATCCCAGATTTCTCAAGAATCGTCCGATGACGTTCTGCATACTTCTGAGAGCGATAAAAGTCATATGATGAGTCGTAGTTCAACAATTAGTCATTCACCGATATCTg GGCAAGATCCTCAACCGCAAGAAGATGCACCGGTTAAAAGGGAAACGTATGAAAATGAGGAAATCGTTACTAATTCTGCGCTACCTCGACCGCCGGTACTACCGCCGCCTCAAACTGTGAACGACGAATCTAAAAATCCTTATAAAAGGACGACTGCTGTCTTATCTCATTCGTCGACGACAAATATGTTTAGGGGTGCGGTTGTTACACCGCCAGACAGTCGACAGAATTTGTATCAAACTAACTTTCATAGTCAACAA gTTAATCTCGAAACTCCCCCGGAAAATTCCGAACAACCCGATCCAGTAAATCAACCGCAACCATCGCAAAAAGTTAAACCAAATCACAGACCCGATAATAACGAGGCTCCTATAAACGATAGAAATCAGTATCTAGAAACCGGTCACTTATCAGAAGGCAATTACAACGACCATACg gatgatatagaaaatgaacGTGAAGATCTTAGGGGGCAACAAGAAGGAAGCGATAACGTACCGCCCCCTGGACTGAGGAGAATGGTGCCGGGACAATTAGAGCAAAGAGAAGGTGCCAGTAACCCTGGGAATTTCACCGACGAACCACCACCGGGACTCAGCAGGATGGTTCTGGGACAAACCGAAGCGAATATACCGACGGCGACCCAAACGTACGGACCCCCGGAAGGTCTACGTCGAATGGTACCCGGCGAATCGAGTTCTCCCGAATCTCCACTCAATCAACAGAAAAACCAAGAAGAAAACGATTCCGAACCGGAATTTAATCAACTGGTCCAACACGCCTCCCAACCTCGATCGGCTACCATTGGTGCGGATACCCCGCCGAGTGTTAACAACCCACCGACATCTGCAA ATCCGAATCGAACGAATCCAGATAACAAAAGAAGAGATTCCGTCGAAGGGGAACTACCGGAAAACGAAATCGCCAAAATGACGAATTCCGTTCGAAATATGACGGTTGGGGAGAACGTAACCGACGGTCATACATCGAATACGAGTTTACCGGATACGGCGGCGCAAAGGAGACACAGTAAACAGGAGAGCAGCGACAGCGATTCGAGGAAACCGTCGATATGGTCTTCACGGGACAAAAGAATCACCGAAAGAAGTAGAAGAGAACGAGAAAAGGAAAGGGAGAAACTGAGGAAGGAGAGGGAGAGATATAGTCCGGATAGTTACAG gGATAAAAAATACGAAAGACGTAAATATCGAGGTCGAGGATACGATGAGGATACGGATTATTACAGCGATAAAGAGAAGGATAGAAAAAATTACGAGGATAGGGATAGAAGATACGGTAGTTTGAGGAAAGACAAGGAGAAGGATAGAAGGCGAAGGGACCCCAGGGATTACTATTACTCCAATAG atACGATGAGGAATACGAGCAAAGGTCGAGACCATCCAGTCGATCTGATTCCATGCACGATTCATATAGAGCTAGAGATAGAGACGATCGCGATAGAAGGCATAGAGATAGAGAAAAATATAGGAGTCGAAGAGATCCACGTGATGTGTATAATCCATATCAG gGTTTTTCATACGATCCTTACAACCCATACTACCAACAATACCAATATTACGAGAATCTAAGGAGAACCAACCCTCAAGCTTACGCAGAATGGTACAGGAAGTACTATCAACAGGCTACCGGTCAAACAGCCCCATTTGGAGGCGAAGATAGAGCCTCGGTTCATTCTGGAAGGAGTTCCGCCAACGACGAACTTGCAAAGGATCG GTATACAAGACAGAGTTTTTACGGTCAGATGAGCGCCTCGCAATTAGGAGGCTACTACAGGGATATGCATACGCATAGCATATCGGGAGGCCAATATGCTTTAGATACTTCTAG TTATTCACGTCCATTCGATCAAACGGATTCTTCTATAAACCTCGAAGATACGACTTTGGCTTCTCAACGGTTAACCCCCGCCAAATTCGCGACTGCGCACATTAAAGCTTCCATAAGATCCGGTAAATTACTGCGCATCCTACCCCATTACCCCATGGACGGACAATCTGCCACCGTGGAAATTTGTAACACCCAATCGTTTTTGGTTAACGACGAGGAATTCAAAGAGATGAGTCAATTCCCGGGTCCTCTGGTGAAAGGTGTTACTCACAAGAAGACGATCATCGAATATTgcgaaaataaaattagaaacgCCATTACAGGACAGAAGATACAAGATGTCGatagttatattttgatgtggGAATTATTGATATTGTTGATTAGGCAAAATGGG ATGGTAGTGGGCGCTGATATCGCCGAACTTTTGTTAAAGAACAAAAGAGAAATTCCCGTTCCTCGTCCTTCTTCTGCAACATCTAATTTGAGTAGCAACAATGGCGAACTTAATCCTTCTTCCGAATCCGGTAATCAACACAAATCCGATTTAACGGGTAGTTTAATATCCGttatgaaagaagaagaaattactaataaatttaGAGATTTTCTTTTGTACGGATCTGGTCAGGAAGCTCTAG AATGGGCGATGAAGCACAGTTTATGGGGACACGCGTTATTTTTGGCTAGTAAATTAGATAAAAGGACCTATGCGAATGTCATGATGAGGTTCGCAAATGGTTTAACGATGAACGATCCACTCCAAACTTTATACCAATTACTGTCTGGTAAAATGCCAGCTGCAGTAACg tgtatttcCGATGAAAAATGGGGTGATTGGCGTCCCCATTTGGCGATGATTTTATCCAATTCCTCCCAACGTCCGGAACTTAATTGTAAAGCTATAACTTCTATGGGGGATACTTTGAGGCATAGGGGAAATTTGTATGGGGCGCAGTTTTGTTATTTGATGGCGGAG GTTGGTTTTGGAAAATACGACGATCCCGAAACACGCCTAGTACTACTAGGTGCAAATCACTCAAAACCTTACCCCAATTTTCCATCAAACGAAAGCATACATATGACTGAAATATACGAATACGCGTGTGGTTTAAACGACCCCGATTTCTTCATACCACATTTCCAGGTTTACAAATTCCTTTTGGCGACTAGATTAGTCGATCGGGGTCTTGTGGAAAAATCTTTGgcttatttagaaaaaatatcgtCGTTAGTAGTTTCAAATCCTTCATTAGTGGACGCTACTTTCGTCGATAACGTTTACAATTTAGCAGACAGATTGAAGTTTTACGATCTGGTTGGAGAAGTTGAGGACGAATCCGAATTTGGGGGTATATTGGAAACCAACAGACCAGATAATTCTTGGTTGAGAGATCTGAAAGCCGTTCAAAACGATTTCCAT GCTGGATTAATCCATCATCAGAGCATGCCAGTTCTACCGGTTTACACTAATGCCAACGATCAAGATAATTACGAGCAAGGTGTGGTGGAATACCAACAACAACAGTATGAATATGACGTACCGCAACAGTCCTGGCAACAGAATCAGCAACCGGGGCAGGAATACCAAGAGCAGCAGCAGCAGCAACCACAACAAACCG ACTTTTCCCAAAATCAATATCAAGACCCGAACAGCTACTGGACGAATCAACAACAGCAATGGGGTGATCAATTGAATCAATACAGTCAAGAAAATTCTGATCAGCAAACTTTATACAATTCTAACCCTCAAGAAGAG GAAAAACCTCAACCATCAATCACCCTCCCCAATCAAGCGGACACCAACAAAGATAAACCGGAGAAACCTGAAGAACCGAAACAACAACCTCAACCAACCGTTCAAGAAAAAACCCAAAGTACTGGCTGGTTTGGCGGTATATTCAGTAAACTGGCTTTAAAACCgaaaaatcaaatgaagttACCCGAAGATAAGAACCCGAAG aTCGTATGGGACCAGGATAAAAAACGTTGGGTGAATATAGACGACGATACCAACGATGCCGCTAACGAATTCAAACCACCCCCGAAACTATCGGAATTGATGCCTAAAATAGCCCAACAATCGATTTCTACCCCTGCGGCTTTCGATCTCGATAAGACACTTACCAGTAGCAACCAGGGAGTAACTAGTACGAATTCAATAGAGGCGCAGCCTCAAgctaatatatttaaattgcaGAGAAGTAGAA atttgaaaaaatcatatgtaGATATTTTTAATCCTAATGGAAATTCCGGACCGACTTCGCTTCCTCTTCCTACGCAATCTATTTCTGGAGTAcctcaaatgaatttttttgtaccGCAACAGGTTACAGATCCCAATGCGCCCATTGATTTCCTCACTCCAGGTGGGGTACCTCATGTAGGAGAAACTCAG CAACAATAA